Proteins from a genomic interval of Danio rerio strain Tuebingen ecotype United States chromosome 4, GRCz12tu, whole genome shotgun sequence:
- the si:ch73-158p21.7 gene encoding uncharacterized protein si:ch73-158p21.7: MAFIKEEGEAVKTEKTFRVKHEDPEEITDLMPWKEEIQEANDVKREKDLTEKQFISGEESFRCSPTQKSSQNGEPNAVDATYFTCQQCGKGFTTKQKLGVHMKVHTEEKSFTCQECGKSFNRTGKLKNHMRVHTGEKPYTCPQCGKAFKHKLTLNDHMKVHTGEKPFACQDCGKSFIKKDHLNSHMRIHTGERPYICSHCGKCFKHKPSINVHLRIHTGNNPHACDQCGKSFRRKEELERHRRVHSKESCFMCRQCGMSFPDGSQLRDHVKTHIGQKLYMCLECGRSCSTKTNLTVHMKVHTGGKIFTCGQCGESFGRKTSLKRHMRVHSTENCFVCHHCGMSFPDGSQLKDHVRTHIGQKPFMCHECGRSCSTKTNLKVHMRSHSGEKPSPADSVERVVVKMEDLEEESHWKETLQLSSV; this comes from the coding sequence ATCTGATGCCTTGGAAAGAGGAGATTCAAGAAGCAAATGATGTCAAGCGAGAGAAAGATTTGACCGAAAAACAATTTATATCTGGTGAAGAATCTTTTCGATGTTCACCGACTCAAAAGTCATCACAGAATGGAGAGCCTAATGCAGTAGATGCAACATATTTCACCTGCCAACAGTGTGGGAAAGGTTTCACTACAAAACAAAAACTCGGAGTTCACATGAAAGTTCACACTGAAGAGAAATCTTTCACCTGCCAAGAGTGCGGGAAAAGCTTTAATCGGACAGGCAAGCTTAAGaaccacatgagagttcacactggagaaaaaccgtacacatgccctcagtgtggaaaaGCTTTTAAACACAAACTAACACTCAATGACCACATGAaggttcacactggagagaaacccttTGCTTGCCAAGATTGTGGGAAAAGCTTCATTAAGAAAGACCACCTTAACAgccacatgagaatccacacggGTGAGAGACCTTATATCTGCTCTCATTGTGGAAAGTGTTTTAAACATAAACCATCAATAAATGTCCActtgagaattcacactggaaacAATCCACATGCATgcgatcagtgtggaaagagcttcagaCGTAAGGAAGAACTTGAGCGCCACAGGAGGGTTCATTCAAAGGAGAGCTGCTTTATGTGCCGTCAGTGTGGGATGAGTTTCCCAGACGGCAGTCAGCTTAGAGATCATGTAAAAACTCACATCGGACAGAAGCTTTACATGTGCCTTGAGTGTGGGAGATCTTGCTCGACGAAAACAAACCTCACGGTTCACATGAAGGTTCACACTGGAGGGAAGATTTTCACATGTGGTCAGTGTGGAGAAAGCTTTGGACGCAAGACAAGCCTTAAACGCCACATGAGGGTTCACTCAACAGAGAACTGTTTTGTATGTCACCACTGTGGGATGAGTTTCCCGGACGGCAGTCAGCTTAAAGATCATGTAAGAACTCACATCGGACAGAAACCTTTCATGTGTCATGAGTGCGGAAGGTCTTGCTCAACAAAAACAAACCTCAAGGTTCACATGAGGAGTCACTCTGGAGAAAAGCCTTCGCCTGCtgacagtgtggaaagagttgtaGTGAAAATGGAAGACTTAGAAGAGGAGTCACACTGGAAGGAAACCTTACAATTGTCTTCTGTGTGA
- the zgc:113209 gene encoding uncharacterized protein isoform X1 produces the protein MAFIKEESEDLKIEETVRYEDAEQQTDQMHLNEDIEELDDVKEEKDLEEEQHSTSGKTPLGSQTESTSQKTAQSGRAASCFICQQCGKGFSTNRKLNIHMRIHTGEKPFACPQCGKCFAEKGNLKSHMITHEDTGERPHTCELCGKSFSRKRYLDVHMMIHTGEKPCRCEQCGKSFSIKKYLDVHMRIHSGEKPYTCPQCEISFIHKNSLKRHMRIHTGEKPFACPQCGKQFTRTTNLEVHMRVHTGEKPYECEQCGDSFTTHKKLEVHMKTHTREKPYDQREETYDSHTSKKPYICPQCGKHFKHKSTLTLHMRLHTGEKPYTCEQCGKSFSRKDCFESHRRIHMDVKPYICPQCGKDFTLIRSFNLHMRTHTRDKLFTCGQCGKSFVQKCNLDSHMIIHTEERPFVCCQCGKCFRSKSNLKSHMKVHSKESRYMCRQCGTSFPDGGQLRDHVKTHIGEKPYMCLECGRSCTKKTSLKIHMRIHSGEKPFTCLECGKCFSCSKGLKFHLQSHFGINLKMEPITHHST, from the exons atggcctttattaaagaggagagtgaagacctGAAGATTGAGGAAACAGTCAGATATGAAGATGCTGAGCAACAAACAG ATCAGATGCATTTGAATGAGGATATTGAAGAACTGGATGATGTCAAGGAAGAGAAAGATCTAGAGGAGGAACAACACTCCACGTCTGGCAAAACCCCTTTAGGTTCTCAGACTGAAAGTACGTCACAGAAAACCGCCCAGAGTGGAAGAGCTGCAAGTTGTTTCATCTGCCAACAGTGTGGGAAAGGTTTCTCTACAAACAGAAAACTGAACATCCACATGCgaatccacaccggagagaagccgttcgCCTGTCCACAGTGTGGAAAATGCTTCGCTGAGAAGGGCAACCTGAAAAGCCACATGATAACCCATGAGGACACTGGAGAAAGACCCCACACATGTGAGCTGTGTGGGAAAAGCTTCTCCAGAAAGAGATATCTTGATGTccacatgatgattcacactggggagaaacctTGCCGATGCGAACAGTGCGGGAAAAGCTTCTCGATCAAGAAGTACCTCGATGTTCACATGAGAATTCACTCCGGGGAGAAACCGTACACCTGCCCCCAGTGTGAAATAAGCTTCATTCACAAAAACAGCCTGAAAaggcacatgagaattcacaccggGGAGAAACCTTTTGCGTGTCCGCAGTGTGGAAAGCAGTTTACGAGAACCACGAACCTTGaagttcacatgagagttcacactggggagaaaccgTACGAATGTGAGCAGTGCGGAGACTCTTTTACTACACACAAAAAACTCGAAGTCCACATGAAAACTCACACCAGAGAGAAGCCTTATGATCAGCGTGAAGAAACATATGACAGTCATACCAGTAAGAAGCCTTACATTTGCCCTCAATGTGGGAAACACTTCAAACACAAGTCAACACTTACTCTCCACATGAGacttcacaccggagagaagccttacACGTGTGAACAGTGTGGGAAAAGCTTTTCTCGGAAAGACTGCTTTGAAAGCCACAGGAGAATTCATATGGATGTGAAGCCTTACATTTGCCCTCAATGTGGGAAAGATTTTACCCTTATCAGGTCGTTTAATCtgcacatgagaactcacaccaGAGACAAGCTTTTCACGTGTGGTCAGTGTGGGAAAAGCTTTGTTCAGAAATGCAACCTTGACAGCCACATGATCATTCACACCGAAGAGCGGCCTTTTGTGTGCTGTCAGTGCGGAAAGTGCTTCAGAAGCAAATCAAACCTTAAGTCCCACATGAAGGTTCACTCAAAAGAGAGCCGTTATATGTGCCGCCAGTGCGGGACGAGTTTCCCGGACGGCGGTCAGCTTAGAGATCACGTTAAAACTCACATCGGAGAGAAGCCCTACATGTGCCTTGAGTGCGGAAGGTCTTGCACTAAGAAAACAAGCCtcaagattcacatgaggattcacagcGGAGAGAAGCCGTTCACCTGCTTGGAGTGTGGGAAGTGTTTTTCTTGTAGCAAGGGCCTGAAGTTTCATTTACAAAGTCATTTTGGAATAAACCTTAAAATGGAACCAATTACGCACCATTCAACTTGA